Proteins encoded by one window of Ralstonia sp. RRA:
- the ftsH gene encoding ATP-dependent zinc metalloprotease FtsH yields the protein MEPRQQKFSIWYGVVAMLTILAIQTLFLSDQVETLPYSDFKVLLKAGKIKDVSVGEQDITGTFITEGVDALLSKPQVEDIHRAGKGDHAFLTLRVTDPTLVQELEAAKVRFVGRPDNKWLGSLLSWVVPALIILALWSFLIKRIGGAAGGLMEIGKSKAKVYMQKETGVTFADVAGIDEAKEELSEIVSFLKDPLRYQRLGGRIPKGVLLVGAPGTGKTLLAKAVAGEAAVPFFSMSGSDFVEMFVGVGAARVRDLFSQAETMAPCIIFIDELDALGRTRALSMVGGNEEREQTLNQLLVEMDGFDSNKGVIIMAATNRPEILDPALLRPGRFDRHIALDRPDLKGREQILRVHVKNVTLGSDVDLNKIAARTPGFAGADLANLVNEAALLAARKGKSAVETADFDEALDRIVGGLEKKNRVMNAKEKETIAYHEAGHAIIAEHRPLADRVSKVSIIPRGIAALGYTQQTPTEDRYLLKRSELLDRLDVLLGGYVAEQIVYGDVSTGAQNDLQRATDMARQMVTQFGMSQQLGLATYEDAPNPLFAGTGWARREHKDYSENTAQLIDTEVRNVLAEASNRVTATLKGQHTKLETLARRLLEKEVVDRQDLDMILANP from the coding sequence ATGGAACCTCGGCAGCAAAAGTTCTCGATCTGGTATGGCGTCGTGGCGATGTTGACCATACTCGCCATCCAGACCTTGTTCCTCTCCGATCAGGTTGAGACACTGCCTTACAGCGATTTCAAAGTGCTGTTGAAGGCGGGCAAGATCAAGGATGTTTCCGTTGGCGAACAGGACATCACCGGCACGTTCATCACGGAAGGCGTTGACGCGCTCCTATCAAAGCCGCAGGTCGAAGACATCCACCGCGCAGGTAAAGGTGATCATGCCTTCCTGACGCTACGTGTGACCGATCCGACGCTCGTTCAGGAACTGGAGGCCGCCAAGGTGCGCTTTGTTGGTCGCCCTGACAACAAGTGGCTGGGGTCGCTCCTGTCGTGGGTGGTGCCTGCGCTGATCATCTTGGCCCTGTGGAGTTTCCTCATCAAGCGCATTGGCGGCGCTGCCGGCGGGCTGATGGAGATCGGAAAAAGCAAAGCCAAGGTCTACATGCAGAAAGAAACCGGCGTGACCTTTGCCGATGTTGCCGGCATTGACGAAGCCAAGGAAGAGCTGTCTGAGATCGTGAGCTTTCTGAAGGATCCCCTGCGGTACCAGCGCCTGGGTGGCCGGATTCCCAAAGGGGTCTTGCTGGTGGGGGCGCCCGGCACCGGCAAAACGCTGCTTGCCAAGGCCGTGGCCGGTGAAGCGGCCGTCCCCTTCTTCAGCATGAGCGGTTCCGATTTTGTCGAGATGTTTGTGGGCGTGGGTGCCGCGCGGGTGCGTGACCTGTTCAGCCAGGCCGAGACCATGGCGCCTTGCATCATCTTCATTGACGAACTCGATGCCCTGGGCAGAACCCGGGCGCTGAGCATGGTCGGCGGCAACGAAGAACGCGAGCAGACCCTGAACCAGCTCCTGGTGGAGATGGACGGCTTTGACAGCAACAAGGGCGTCATCATCATGGCGGCGACCAACCGCCCCGAGATTCTTGACCCGGCGCTGCTGCGCCCCGGCCGCTTTGACCGTCACATCGCACTGGACCGGCCAGACCTCAAGGGGCGCGAGCAGATCCTTCGGGTTCACGTCAAGAACGTCACGCTCGGCAGCGATGTGGACTTGAACAAGATCGCCGCCCGCACGCCCGGCTTCGCGGGGGCGGATCTGGCCAACCTCGTCAACGAAGCGGCGCTGCTGGCGGCCCGCAAAGGCAAGTCGGCGGTCGAGACAGCAGACTTTGACGAAGCGCTGGACCGCATCGTCGGCGGGCTCGAAAAGAAGAACCGCGTGATGAACGCCAAGGAAAAAGAAACCATCGCCTACCACGAGGCGGGGCACGCCATCATTGCCGAGCATCGCCCCCTGGCGGACCGCGTGTCGAAGGTGTCCATCATCCCCAGAGGCATTGCTGCGCTGGGCTACACGCAGCAAACGCCCACGGAAGACCGTTATCTGCTCAAGCGCAGCGAGCTGCTCGACCGGCTTGACGTGTTGCTGGGTGGCTATGTGGCCGAGCAGATCGTCTATGGCGATGTCTCCACCGGCGCACAGAACGATCTGCAGCGCGCCACCGACATGGCCCGCCAGATGGTCACCCAATTTGGCATGAGCCAACAGCTTGGCCTGGCGACCTACGAAGACGCCCCGAACCCCCTCTTTGCGGGCACGGGATGGGCACGGCGCGAACACAAGGACTACAGCGAGAACACCGCGCAGTTGATCGACACCGAG